ATTTACTATTGCAACCTCCGCCTTTATTGGGCGCCCATATTTCTATTACTTTTCCATCTTCAACCGAAATGACGTCGCTACCAAAAGGGACATCAAAATCCCAAGAGTATTCATTTCCAGGTTCTGAATGCGAGGCTTTTCCAAAAGTACCTTGAGACACAAAGAAAGCTGTTCCTGAGTTTAAAGGAATTGAAATTTTTTTGTAAGCGCTGCTATCTGTATTCAAATAAGGATTCACGGTTGAACAACCCGTCAATAGAATCAGAGCCGAGTAAAGGAGCTTCATAATTCAATCTTTACGCTGAGAACCAGATTTGTCCATCAAAAGGAATAATTTTAAGCAAATAAATAGCTCAAAAATCATGACTTCATGACGGAGTTCCAAATACTCGCTCTGTAACAAGTTTATGATGTTGAAAGCACAAAAGTCTTAAATTCTGAACAGTGGTTTCACCATTAAATGCCATAGGCTTTATGTGATCGTATTGGATTAAATGCTTTGAATTGCATCTTCTCTTTGTTTTCTGATCAGTGAAAGTACAACAGCCTTTATCTCTCATGTATACTTCTTGCTTGATAGTTCCTGGAATATAACGATTAACTGGTTTACATATTTTTCGATTCTTGGAATCTGAAATTTCTTTGGATAAAGTTCCAACAACATTTTTATTTATCTTTTGAGCTTCCACTTCTTTTTTTAATTCCACTTGTTGCGAGGTAGAAGCTCTGCGTTGTGATGGGTCTTTCTTCTTAATTACCATATCGCACATAAGTTCTAAGAGTTTGTTCAAGTCTCCTTCTGGGTTTTGATGAGAGAGTAAATTTTTAACTTGGTCTATTTTATCTTTAAGATCCTTTTTTATAGTGAGTTTAAGCTCCGTATATTCTTCGCTGATTATTCTCTCCTTTGATCTTGTGATTATAGGCTCAGGTGAGAGCTTGATAAGTTCTA
This genomic window from Bdellovibrionota bacterium contains:
- a CDS encoding HNH endonuclease signature motif containing protein translates to MNLKHFSNQNLLENAKRLSSEERKITTEILHHLREIENRKLHLEMGFSSIFEYCLRELKYSESQAQRRICAMRLIRDLPEVEAKIKEGSLSLSNAAKIQSFIRQAYKDEKPLNLSEKKELVQKIENKSTRECELELIKLSPEPIITRSKERIISEEYTELKLTIKKDLKDKIDQVKNLLSHQNPEGDLNKLLELMCDMVIKKKDPSQRRASTSQQVELKKEVEAQKINKNVVGTLSKEISDSKNRKICKPVNRYIPGTIKQEVYMRDKGCCTFTDQKTKRRCNSKHLIQYDHIKPMAFNGETTVQNLRLLCFQHHKLVTERVFGTPS
- a CDS encoding M23 family metallopeptidase, with protein sequence MKLLYSALILLTGCSTVNPYLNTDSSAYKKISIPLNSGTAFFVSQGTFGKASHSEPGNEYSWDFDVPFGSDVISVEDGKVIEIWAPNKGGGCNSKYSELAHNIKIKSSDGTVAQYVHVEAIIKQNQNVKRGQVIARTANNGFLCRPQLHFGIYNSESELYRSPTRKTLPLYFEGIENGLALEGHSYIAP